The following DNA comes from Pseudomonas marginalis.
TCATGAGGTCAATGCCTGGCACCAGCGTGGCAATAGCCTGTCGCTCGCGATGCTGGACCTGGATCACTTCAAGCGCATCAACGATGGCTACGGCCATCTGGCGGGTGACAAGGTGCTGAAAATCATCGCCAACGTCCTGCGCAAGCGCCTGCGCACCAGCGACTTTATCGCGCGGTTTGGCGGTGAGGAGTTTGTGTTGCTGATGCCCCACTCATCCCTCTCGGATGCGTTGGCGGTGGGTGAGGTGCTACGTGCTGCGATTGCCGCCTGCCCATTCCACTTCAAGGGCGAGCCGGTGACGATTACCGTGTCCATGGGCGTGGCGCAGTTCCTGCCCGGTGAGCGCAGTGAGCTGGCGCTCAAGCGAGCGGACGAAGCGTTGTATCGGGCCAAGGCCGCTGGGCGTAACCAGGTGCAGGCGGCGTAAAAGATGTTCCATTGTGTAATTTGACCGCCGGGCCACAAACGGTACGTTACACTGTTGCATTATCGTCTTCAGCGTACTGTCTTCCGCCATGAAATCCTTGTACTTCGCCTGTGTATTTCTCCTGCTCGCCGGCTGCGCCACTGGCCCGCGCCTGGACACCCGCCACCCTTCGGCGAACCACGACAATCGCGTGCAGTTCGTGGTCGTGCACTACACCTCCACCAATCTTGAGCGTTCCCTCGCCCTGCTGACCCACGGCCAGGTCAGCGCTCATTACCTGATCGGTGACGACGCCGGCGCCACTATCTACAAGCTGGTGGATGAAAGCCAGCGGGCCTGGCATGCGGGAGAAAGCGAGTGGATGGGGCGTACCTGGCTCAACTCCAGCTCCATCGGTATCGAAATCGTAAACCCTGGCTACAAGGACACCCCTACAGGCCGCCTGTGGTACCCGTACTCCGAGGCCCAAGTGAAGTCGCTGGTGGTGTTGCTCAAGGACATCAGCAAGCGCAATGGCATCGATCCCAGGAACATCATCGGCCATAGCGATATCGCACCCCTGCGCAAGCTCGATCCGGGGCCGCTGTTCCCCTGGAAGCGCCTGGCCGATGAGGGCCTGAGTGTGTGGCCGGATGCCCAGGCCGTCGCCCGTTTCCAGGTGCAGTACGCCGCTGAATTGCCGAGCATCACTTGGTTCCAGGAAGAATTGGCGCTCCTCGGTTACCCGACACCCCAGACGGGTGAGTTGGATGTCGCCACGCGCCATGTGATCACGGCGTTCCAGATGCGCTTCCGGCCATCCCGGTTCGATGGCGTGCCGGATGCCGAAAGTGCTGCCATCCTGCGTGCCCTGAACCGGCGCTAAGCTGGCGCCTACAAGGGCAGCGCCATATAGAACTGGGTGCCCTGCCCCGGCCGCGAATACACCCCCATGCGGCCGCCGTGCAATTGCACGATCTCCTTGCACAGCGCCAGCCCCAGGCCGGCGCCGCCTTTCTTGCGGCCAACCTGGACGAAGGGTTCGAAGATGCGCCCTTGCTGGCCATAAGCAATACCTTCGCCGTTGTCTTCGACGCTGATAATCACCCGCTCGCCATGACGTCGCGCCTGCAGGCGAATTTGCCCACCGTCGGCGGTATGACGCAGGGCATTGCCCAGCAGGTTGTCGAGCACCCGTTCCAATTGCGCCTGGTCGGCATACAGCCGTGGCAGATCGGATTGCACTTCTACCAGCAGTTCTATGTGTTGCGCATTGGCGGGCTCCGCAAAGCGCGCGCGGGCGTGTTCGAGCAGATCGGTCACGTCGCAGGGGCCCAAGGTGAGTTTCTGCAGGCCATTCTGGTAGCGCGAGAAATTGAGCAGGTCGTTGATCAACTGCATCAGGCGCTGCATTTCTTCATTGACCGTATCCAGCAGGTCCGCTTCACGGGATTCCGGCGGGAACTTCGCGCGTTCACGGAACAGGCCGAACGCCATATGCATGCCGGTCACCGGCGTGCGCAGTTCATGGGACGCGCGCAAGACAAATTCGCTGCGTACCCGCTCGAAGGCGCGCTGTTCGGTGACGTCGTGCAGCACCATCACCGCCCCAAGGATATGTCCCTGGGTATGGCTGACGGGAGTGAGGCTGTAGGTCAGCAGGCGCAGTTCGCCTTCGACTTCGACTTCCAGGTCCTCCGGCGCGCGCTCCAGAGTGCCGCCGCGCAGCACCAGTTGCAGTTGTTCATCCAGCTCCGGGCGCACCAGGGCTTCGCCAAGGCCTTGGCCCAGGCGTTCCTCGTCCCAGCCCAATTGGCGTTGCGCAACGGGGTTGAGATGCTCCAGGCGGCCTTGGCGGTCAATCATCAGCAGGCCGTCGTCGATGCTGTCGAGCACGGCTTGCAGGCGCTGCTGGCCGGCCAGCAACTCGTCAACATTAGTCGCCTGATGCTGGCGCACCGCCTCGGCCATAAGGCCGAAGCGACGGGTCAACAGGTTCATTTCCGCTGCCGAAGAGAGCGGTAGGGTCACTTCAAAATCGCCCTGGCCGATCTTGTCGGCTGCTTTTGCCAGCGCTTCGATCGGGCCGCCAAATCGCCGGGCGATGCCATGGGCCGTGACAAATCCGATAATCAGCACTGCAAGGCCCACCAACCCCAGCAAACCGGCGATCAGCAAGGCGCGCCCGCGGGATTTATGCTCGCTGGCGCTGATGTTTTCCAGGGCTTGTTTATGTTCGGCAATCAGCCCGTTGCGCAGCACATTGAAGGTTTCGGTGAGTTTTTCCTTGCTGCCCGGTGGTGGCGACGCCTGCTGGGATTGCTCGAAGGCGTCCAGCAGGTCCTGGTATTGGGCTCGCGCCTGGCTGAAACCGTGGTTATGGCCGTCGCGTTGCTCATGGGCGATGCCTTGGTCCAGCAGGTCGAAGTAATGCTGCTTGGAGCTTTGCAATGCCTGCGGATCGGGGCGATGTTCCAGCATCATGATCAATTGGTCGCCCAGGCTTTGGCGCAGTTTGAGCCCCAGGTCCAGCGTGACGAAGTTGCTGCGAATCAGGGACTCCTGGGTCTTGGCCATTTGCATGACGCTGACCAGACCCAGGATCAGACCCAGCAGGGCGACGGTGATCAGCGCTGAGATACTCAGGAACAATCGAGTGCGCAGTGTCATCGCTAGCTTCATAGGGTGCAGCTCACAGGTTGTACTGTTTGCGTTTGCGGTACAGGGTCGACGCGTCGATGCCTAGGGTGCGGGCGGCCTGGTCCAGGGTATCGCTGGTGGCCAATACGGCGCCGATATGGGCTTTCTCCAGCTCGTCCAGGCTCAACGCCGCGCCAATGCGCGGGGCGTTATTGGTCGGTTGTTCGGCCATGCCGAGGTGGATGATTTCGACCTTTTCCTGTGGGCAGATGATGCTGGCGCGTTCCACCACGTTGCGGAGTTCGCGGATATTGCCTGGCCAGCGATAGTTGAGCAGGGCTTCGCGCGCTTGATCACTGAAGCCCCGCGCCGGGCGGGCGTATTCCTTGACGAAGCGCGCCAGGAAGCGGTCTGCCAGGGTGAGGATGTCTTCACTGCGCTCGCGCAGCGGGGGCAGGTGCAAGGTGATGACGTTGAGGCGATACAGCAAGTCTTCACGGAAGCGACCGTCGCGCACCATGTCTTCCAGGTTCAGGTTGGTGGCGGCCAGGATACGCACATCGGCGCGACGGGTGACCGGGTCGCCCACGCGCTCATACTCCTTGTCCTGGATAAATCGCAGCAACTTGGGTTGCAGAGTGAGGGGAAAGTCGCCGATTTCGTCGAGAAACAGTGTACCGCCGTCCGCCTGGTTGACCCGGCCCAACGTGCTCTCACTGGCACCGGTAAAGGCACCACGGCTATGGCCGAACAGCTCGCTTTCCATCAGTTCTGCCGTCAGCGACGGACAGTTGATGGTCACGCAGGATTTCTTCGAGCGCTTGCTCCAGCCGTGAATGGCCCGGGCCAGTTCGCCTTTACCCGTGCCGGACTCGCCGAGGATCAGGATGTTGGCATCGGTGCCCGCCACCTGGCGTGCGGTTTCAAGCACAACCATCATTGACGGGCTGTGGGAGTCGAGGCCGTCTTTCTGCTGGCGTACGGCGCCTTCCAATGCTTCCAGGCGCGCGGAAAGTTGGCGCACCTCCAGCTGTTTGGCGGTGGCCAGGCGAAGTTGGTCGGGGCTGCAAGGCTTGACCAGGTAGTCGGCGGCACCCGCCTGGATCGCGTCCACGGCGGTATCGACGGCGGAATGGGCGGTGACGATCACCACACGCATCCACGGCGCCTGGATCCGCATCTGGGCCAACACATCCAGGCCATTGTCTTCACCCAGGCGCAGGTCTAGGAAGCACAGGTCGAACACCTGGCGTTGCATCAGGGCATCGGCCTGGGCGGCGCTGTTGGCGGTGGCGACGGTGTAGCCTTCATCTTCCAGGCAATAACGGAAGGTGCGGAGGATCGCGGACTCGTCATCCACTAAAAGAATGCGGCCTTGAAGTTCCTTGGCTGATTCCATCTGTCCCGCGCTCCTTAACTATGAATGATGGTGTTTAGTCCCGGAATAATCGGGCAAGTTGCATGGTTTATTCTGATCGATAAAAAGCAACGTCGTGCAGCTATCTGCAAGTCTTCCTACAAAGCCCCGTCTGATGGCGTTTTCATTCCGTCTTGCCACTTCGGCAACTCAACCCGCGCATTCGATCCTTTGACCCGACCGCTGGCCATCGTGCATTTCGCACGGCCTGTAGCGGTGGATCGTGCAGGATGCTGCGCCGCCAGTTGAGCCTTAATTTATAAGATGTTGATTTTAATGGTTTTTATTTTGTAAAAAAGCTGGCATGCGCTCTGCAATACCTCTCTCAAGAGCGTCATGAACGAATAATCAGAATGCGGGAGAAAAGCAGCATGACTCGCCAACACCTCAGCCAACTGCGTGTATCGCCACTGCGTATGCAACAGGGGCTGTTTGCCAGCCTGGCCCTGATGGTCACGCTGATTGCAGGCCAGCAGATGCAACATTGGCAGCAGAGTCAGCCCCAAGCCCCGCAATTCGAACGTCCGGTAATGACCCAGACCCATTTCAGTTCCATTGAGAGCCGTGCCGTCGGGAGCGTTTCTGCCGATGTGACCGCCAAGCAATTGAGAGTGGCCGATCAGGACTCCACCCTGGGCGAGCTGCCAACCCAAGAGCGTTGGGTGTTCTAGGCAAAAACGTCGGACGCTTGTGTTGAGCGCCTGAACGGTATCACCGCTGTTACCTTTTATAGAAGCGTAAGGAGAATCACCATGTTGAGTTGGGCAATCACATTTCTGATCATCGCCATTGTGGCCGCAGTCCTGGGCTTCGGTGGTATCGCGGGCACCGCCACGGGTATCGCCAAGATTCTGTTTGTGGTCTTCCTGGTGATGTTCATTGCTTCGTTCTTCTTTGGTCGTCGCGGCCGAGGCTGAAAATGACCACTTTGTCCCTCAAAGCGATTGCTGCCGCTGTGCTCTTGGGCGGCAGCGGCTTCGCGATGGCCGCCAATGACGGTCAGTCGCGGGCCAACGAACTGCTCAGCGCGGATCCGCAGTACCGCGAGACCTGGCAAGGCGTGGTGAAGAAAGAAGAGCGCCTGCCGGAATGGGTCTTGAACCTGTCGGGCACGGCCGAGCAGATGAATGCCGTGGAAGAAGATGGCGATAAGTACTTGG
Coding sequences within:
- a CDS encoding N-acetylmuramoyl-L-alanine amidase, producing the protein MKSLYFACVFLLLAGCATGPRLDTRHPSANHDNRVQFVVVHYTSTNLERSLALLTHGQVSAHYLIGDDAGATIYKLVDESQRAWHAGESEWMGRTWLNSSSIGIEIVNPGYKDTPTGRLWYPYSEAQVKSLVVLLKDISKRNGIDPRNIIGHSDIAPLRKLDPGPLFPWKRLADEGLSVWPDAQAVARFQVQYAAELPSITWFQEELALLGYPTPQTGELDVATRHVITAFQMRFRPSRFDGVPDAESAAILRALNRR
- a CDS encoding KinB sensor domain-containing domain, with protein sequence MKLAMTLRTRLFLSISALITVALLGLILGLVSVMQMAKTQESLIRSNFVTLDLGLKLRQSLGDQLIMMLEHRPDPQALQSSKQHYFDLLDQGIAHEQRDGHNHGFSQARAQYQDLLDAFEQSQQASPPPGSKEKLTETFNVLRNGLIAEHKQALENISASEHKSRGRALLIAGLLGLVGLAVLIIGFVTAHGIARRFGGPIEALAKAADKIGQGDFEVTLPLSSAAEMNLLTRRFGLMAEAVRQHQATNVDELLAGQQRLQAVLDSIDDGLLMIDRQGRLEHLNPVAQRQLGWDEERLGQGLGEALVRPELDEQLQLVLRGGTLERAPEDLEVEVEGELRLLTYSLTPVSHTQGHILGAVMVLHDVTEQRAFERVRSEFVLRASHELRTPVTGMHMAFGLFRERAKFPPESREADLLDTVNEEMQRLMQLINDLLNFSRYQNGLQKLTLGPCDVTDLLEHARARFAEPANAQHIELLVEVQSDLPRLYADQAQLERVLDNLLGNALRHTADGGQIRLQARRHGERVIISVEDNGEGIAYGQQGRIFEPFVQVGRKKGGAGLGLALCKEIVQLHGGRMGVYSRPGQGTQFYMALPL
- the algB gene encoding sigma-54-dependent response regulator transcription factor AlgB, encoding MESAKELQGRILLVDDESAILRTFRYCLEDEGYTVATANSAAQADALMQRQVFDLCFLDLRLGEDNGLDVLAQMRIQAPWMRVVIVTAHSAVDTAVDAIQAGAADYLVKPCSPDQLRLATAKQLEVRQLSARLEALEGAVRQQKDGLDSHSPSMMVVLETARQVAGTDANILILGESGTGKGELARAIHGWSKRSKKSCVTINCPSLTAELMESELFGHSRGAFTGASESTLGRVNQADGGTLFLDEIGDFPLTLQPKLLRFIQDKEYERVGDPVTRRADVRILAATNLNLEDMVRDGRFREDLLYRLNVITLHLPPLRERSEDILTLADRFLARFVKEYARPARGFSDQAREALLNYRWPGNIRELRNVVERASIICPQEKVEIIHLGMAEQPTNNAPRIGAALSLDELEKAHIGAVLATSDTLDQAARTLGIDASTLYRKRKQYNL
- a CDS encoding DUF1328 domain-containing protein, coding for MLSWAITFLIIAIVAAVLGFGGIAGTATGIAKILFVVFLVMFIASFFFGRRGRG
- a CDS encoding inhibitor of vertebrate lysozyme family protein, with translation MTTLSLKAIAAAVLLGGSGFAMAANDGQSRANELLSADPQYRETWQGVVKKEERLPEWVLNLSGTAEQMNAVEEDGDKYLVGPLCETADTCLNKRLIVAFSLDKEDAYAMLVEVPAGLPADKSPTRHADYRFIGKPDEGMQKLLMEQLKKDPNWY